A part of Anabas testudineus chromosome 7, fAnaTes1.2, whole genome shotgun sequence genomic DNA contains:
- the LOC113166847 gene encoding cytosolic sulfotransferase 1-like isoform X2, with amino-acid sequence MPERQTSIPIYERVPFLEIFAPPVISGTDLVEGLSTSPRLIKTHFPVQFVPKSFWEQNCRMVYVARNAKDNMVSYFHFERMNRIQPDPGDWSSYFQKFMEGKMVFGPWYDHVNGWWKKKQTYSKLHYMFFEDLVEDTGREIDKLCSFLGLSPSAEEKKQITGEVQFDNMKKNGMANYSTLPVMDFKISPFMRKGKVGDWKNHFTVAQSEQFDEDYRKKMRDPTLQFRTEICKKGFNIYLHSYCHMRKASQHCIAQNNKVKCHQSTVYLHTNSINTTLDDSKISRLIVAEGVRKGAFSSGLVFMGLNSPLCAELCETIVNQFKNSP; translated from the exons ATGCCAGAGCGTCAGACATCCATCCCTATCTATGAAAGAGTGCCTTTCTTGGAAATCTTTGCCCCACCTGTGATTTCAG GAACAGATCTGGTGGAGGGGCTCTCTACCTCTCCTCGACTGATTAAGACTCAttttccagtccagtttgtGCCAAAGTCCTTTTGGGAACAAAACTGCCGG ATGGTCTATGTAGCTCGCAATGCAAAAGACAACATGGTGTCTTACTTCCACTTTGAACGTATGAACAGGATTCAACCAGATCCTGGAGACTGGAGCAGCTACTTCCAGAAATTCATGGAGGGAAAGA TGGTGTTTGGACCCTGGTATGACCATGTGAACGGATGGTGGAAGAAGAAGCAGACGTATTCAAAACTCCATTACATGTTCTTCGAAGATCTAGTCGAG GATACTGGACGGGAAATAGACAAACTCTGCAGCTTTCTTGGTTTGTCTCCTtcagcagaggagaagaaacaaataacagGTGAAGTGCAGTTCGACAATATGAAAAAGAACGGCATGGCCAACTATTCTACGCTCCCAGTTATGGACTTCAAAATTTCTCCTTTCATGAGAAAAG GGAAGGTTGGTGACTGGAAAAACCATTTCACTGTGGCCCAGAGTGAACAGTTTGATGAAGACTACAGGAAGAAAATGAGGGACCCCACACTACAGTTTCGCACTGAGATTTGCAAAAAAG GTTTTAATATTTACCTTCATTCCTATTGTCACATGAGGAAGGCAAGCCAACACTGCATTGCACAAAATAACAAGGTAAAATGTCACCAATCAACTGTGTACCTTCATACAAATTCAATCAACACCACTCTGGATGATTCCAAAATAAGCAGGTTAATTGTAGCTGAGGGTGTCAGGAAAGGAGCATTTAGCTCAGGCTTAGTCTTTATGGGTCTTAACTCACCACTTTGTGCTGAACTTTGTGAGACAATTGTCAATCAGTTCAAAAACTCACCATAA
- the LOC113166847 gene encoding cytosolic sulfotransferase 1-like isoform X1: MSVDPDKINSASRPELIDFHGVSMVHYFTDNWETVQNFQARPDDILIATYPKAGTTWVSYILDLLYFGQTMPERQTSIPIYERVPFLEIFAPPVISGTDLVEGLSTSPRLIKTHFPVQFVPKSFWEQNCRMVYVARNAKDNMVSYFHFERMNRIQPDPGDWSSYFQKFMEGKMVFGPWYDHVNGWWKKKQTYSKLHYMFFEDLVEDTGREIDKLCSFLGLSPSAEEKKQITGEVQFDNMKKNGMANYSTLPVMDFKISPFMRKGKVGDWKNHFTVAQSEQFDEDYRKKMRDPTLQFRTEICKKGFNIYLHSYCHMRKASQHCIAQNNKVKCHQSTVYLHTNSINTTLDDSKISRLIVAEGVRKGAFSSGLVFMGLNSPLCAELCETIVNQFKNSP, translated from the exons atGTCAGTGGATCCCGACAAG attaattcAGCTTCTCGACCAGAGCTGATTGATTTCCATGGAGTCTCAATGGTTCACTATTTCACAGACAACTGGGAGACTGTCCAAAACTTTCAGGCCAGGCCAGATGATATACTTATTGCAACATACCCTAAAGCAG GAACCACATGGGTCTCCTACATCCTTGACCTGCTGTATTTTGGTCAGACAATGCCAGAGCGTCAGACATCCATCCCTATCTATGAAAGAGTGCCTTTCTTGGAAATCTTTGCCCCACCTGTGATTTCAG GAACAGATCTGGTGGAGGGGCTCTCTACCTCTCCTCGACTGATTAAGACTCAttttccagtccagtttgtGCCAAAGTCCTTTTGGGAACAAAACTGCCGG ATGGTCTATGTAGCTCGCAATGCAAAAGACAACATGGTGTCTTACTTCCACTTTGAACGTATGAACAGGATTCAACCAGATCCTGGAGACTGGAGCAGCTACTTCCAGAAATTCATGGAGGGAAAGA TGGTGTTTGGACCCTGGTATGACCATGTGAACGGATGGTGGAAGAAGAAGCAGACGTATTCAAAACTCCATTACATGTTCTTCGAAGATCTAGTCGAG GATACTGGACGGGAAATAGACAAACTCTGCAGCTTTCTTGGTTTGTCTCCTtcagcagaggagaagaaacaaataacagGTGAAGTGCAGTTCGACAATATGAAAAAGAACGGCATGGCCAACTATTCTACGCTCCCAGTTATGGACTTCAAAATTTCTCCTTTCATGAGAAAAG GGAAGGTTGGTGACTGGAAAAACCATTTCACTGTGGCCCAGAGTGAACAGTTTGATGAAGACTACAGGAAGAAAATGAGGGACCCCACACTACAGTTTCGCACTGAGATTTGCAAAAAAG GTTTTAATATTTACCTTCATTCCTATTGTCACATGAGGAAGGCAAGCCAACACTGCATTGCACAAAATAACAAGGTAAAATGTCACCAATCAACTGTGTACCTTCATACAAATTCAATCAACACCACTCTGGATGATTCCAAAATAAGCAGGTTAATTGTAGCTGAGGGTGTCAGGAAAGGAGCATTTAGCTCAGGCTTAGTCTTTATGGGTCTTAACTCACCACTTTGTGCTGAACTTTGTGAGACAATTGTCAATCAGTTCAAAAACTCACCATAA
- the wdr46 gene encoding WD repeat-containing protein 46, which yields MASPGEATVQETHVGKRKKNPARYWQEPRGEGKDGQTTGQAPHKKEEKTQETRKRKQDEQQNDGKKFISGKSDPFPGPAPIPEDRVQKFKRKEKTKKPPRKHYKLRDMITRSEEASEMAQKQAARFDLLLPEDAGFLEGDEAEDTCTISQEDIADAVDITSGAKYFNLKLSQFGPYRVDYSKTGRHMLLGGRRGHVACVDWQCKQLMCEINVMESVNDVKWLHSETMYAVAQKKWLYIYDSNGIELHCIRKFNDVLRMQFLPYHFLLATASATGFLQYLDVSVGKEVAAICTKTGRLDVMCQNPQNAIIHLGHPNGTVTLWSPNQKEALVKMLCHQGGVRSVTVDKTGTYMVTSGMDKKMKVYDIRAFKPLKSYFLPAGASCLSLSQRGLLSAATGDIVQVYRDVWSTPVSKPYMAHRVQGTVWGMHFCPFEDVLGVGHGQGFTSMLVPGAGEPNFDGLDANPFRSAKQRQEWEVKALLEKIQPELISLDSNELGKVDHSTFEQRHQDRVQALGYDPLAKEKFIPKFKKKGRSSAGAVERRKKQVAHEDQRDEIRETVEDKMKREKERKQRENKKAALSGQTSALDRFKR from the exons ATGGCGTCTCCCGGCGAGGCCACGGTGCAGGAAACACACGtggggaaaaggaaaaag AATCCAGCTCGGTATTGGCAGGAGCCACGGGGCGAGGGGAAAGACGGACAAACGACTGGACAGGCTCCGCataagaaggaggaaaaaacacaggaaacaaggAAAAGAAAGCAAGACGAGCAGCAAAATGATGGAAAGAAATTCATCTCAGGG AAGTCAGACCCTTTCCCTGGACCTGCTCCTATTCCAGAAGACAGAGTGCAGAAGTtcaagaggaaagaaaagactAAAAAG CCTCCTCGCAAACATTACAAGCTGAGAGACATGATAACTCGCTCCGAGGAAGCTTCAGAAATGGCCCAGAAACAAGCTGCCCGGTTTGACCTCCTTCTCCCAGAGGATGCGGG GTTTCTAGAGGGAGATGAAGCGGAAGACACATGTACCATCTCACAGGAAGATATTGCAGATGCTGTGGATATAACATCTGGAGCCAAG TATTTTAATCTGAAACTGTCTCAATTTGGACCATATCGAGTGGATTACAGCAAGACCGGACG TCACATGCTGCTTGGTGGGAGGAGAGGCCACGTCGCTTGTGTAGACTGGCAGTGCAAACAACTGATGTGCGAGATAAACGTGATGGAGTCTGTCAACGATGTAAA gTGGCTCCACAGTGAGACCATGTATGCTGTGGCTCAGAAGAAGTGGCTGTACATCTATGATTCCAATGGAATAGAGCTTCACTGCATCCGCAAGTTCAATGACGTCCTGCGTATGCAGTTTCTCCCCTACCACTTTTTGCTGGCTACAGCG AGTGCTACAGGTTTTCTGCAGTACCTGGATGTGTCTGTGGGAAAGGAGGTAGCAGCCATTTGCACCAAGACTGGCCGGCTTGATGTAATGTGCCAGAACCCTCAAAATGCCATCATCCACCTGGGACACCCCAATGGCACAGTCACCCTCTGGTCACCCAACCAGAAAGAAGCTCTTGTGAAGATGCTCTGTCACCAGGGCGGTGTGCGATCCGTCACTGTAGACAAGACGGGGAC ATACATGGTGACATCTGGCATggacaaaaaaatgaaagtataTGACATTAGAGCTTTCAAGCCTCTCAAGTCCTACTTCCTCCCTGCTGGAGCTTCCTGTTTATCACTGAGCCAGAGGGGACTTCTGTCTGCAGCCACAGGGGATATCGTTCAG GTCTACAGGGATGTGTGGAGCACTCCAGTGTCTAAGCCCTACATGGCTCACAGAGTTCAGGGAACAGTTTGGGGGATGCACTTCTGTCCTTTTGAGGATGTCCTTGGGGTTGGCCACGGACAGGGTTTCACCAGCATGCTTGTGCCAG GTGCGGGTGAGCCTAACTTTGATGGTCTGGATGCGAATCCATTCCGCAGTGCGAAACAGAGGCAGGAGTGGGAGGTCAAAGCCCTTTTGGAGAAGATCCAGCCAGAGCTCATCAGCCTGGACTCCAACGAGCTGGGAAAAGTTGACCACAGCACCTTTGAGCAAAGGCACCAAGACAGGGTCCAAGCTCTG GGCTATGACCCACTTGCCAAAGAAAAATTTATTCCCAAATTTAAGAAAAAGGGTCGTAGTTCTGCTGGAGCTGTTGAAAGACGCAAAAAACAGGTGGCTCATGAGGACCAGAGG GATGAAATCAGGGAAACTGTGGAGGAcaaaatgaagagagaaaaagagaggaagcagagggagaATAAGAAAGCAGCATTATCTGGGCAGACATCTGCTCTGGACCGTTTCAAAAGatag
- the b3galt4 gene encoding beta-1,3-galactosyltransferase 4 yields the protein MWRSVMVGRGLWAWKNRFGKRGSRPAVLPYLCLAAAAAALLALLFVDFIESWVTSMGMNTAREPHAGIVPLQSVPPSRPDEFLLMPSPLVCQRAKPYLITMVTSAPANQRARQAIRDTWGGEVEVRGLRVMTVFMVGVASDPGLAKLLIEEAREKGDLIQGRFLDTYSNLTLKTLSLLGWARRFCPQAHFMAKVDDDVLFNPSALLHFLNKSHNPYEQGDLYLGRVHLHVAPDRDPDSKHYLPAGAYPPSVFPDYCSGTAYVLSRSALLKISLAASASPLSTPLPPEDVFVGLCARAAGVLPSHCPLFSGGPAVPYGRCCYQAMVSIHHTPPREMLHYWADVHSSPPCSWLSVRASLGMCKVRAMLGTALGLEQGL from the coding sequence ATGTGGAGGTCGGTCATGGTCGGACGTGGACTGTGGGCATGGAAGAACCGGTTTGGGAAGCGAGGCAGCAGGCCTGCGGTCTTGCCTTATCTCTGCTTGGCGGCCGCGGCCGCAGCCTTGTTGGCTCTGCTCTTTGTGGACTTCATCGAGTCGTGGGTCACCTCCATGGGCATGAACACGGCGAGGGAGCCGCACGCCGGCATCGTCCCCCTGCAGAGCGTCCCTCCATCCAGACCCGACGAGTTCCTGCTCATGCCCAGTCCGCTCGTGTGCCAGCGTGCCAAGCCTTACCTTATCACCATGGTTACCTCGGCCCCTGCCAACCAGAGGGCCCGCCAAGCCATCAGGGACACCTGGGGAGGGGAAGTGGAGGTGAGAGGCCTGCGGGTGATGACCGTCTTCATGGTGGGTGTAGCGAGTGACCCCGGACTGGCCAAACTGCTGATCGAGGAGGCCCGGGAGAAAGGGGATCTGATTCAAGGGCGTTTTTTGGATACCTACTCCAACCTGACCCTGAAGACCCTGTCCTTGCTGGGCTGGGCCCGACGTTTCTGTCCTCAGGCTCACTTTATGGCCAAAGTGGACGATGATGTCCTGTTCAATCCCAGCGCCCTCCTGCACTTCCTGAACAAGAGCCATAACCCCTATGAGCAAGGGGACCTGTACCTTGGTCGGGTGCATCTCCATGTGGCTCCAGACCGTGACCCGGACAGCAAGCACTACCTCCCTGCAGGGGCCTaccctccctctgtcttcccAGACTATTGCAGTGGGACAGCTTATGTTCTGTCCCGCTCTGCATTGCTCAAAATTTCCCTGGCAGCCTCTGCATCACCTCTGTCCACCCCCCTGCCGCCTGAGGATGTGTTTGTTGGCCTGTGTGCCCGGGCAGCTGGGGTGCTGCCCTCACACTGCCCACTCTTCTCTGGTGGCCCAGCTGTACCCTACGGGCGCTGCTGCTACCAGGCCATGGTGTCCATCCATCACACCCCACCTAGGGAAATGTTGCACTATTGGGCTGATGTCCATTCgtctcctccctgctcctggCTGAGTGTACGCGCTTCCCTGGGGATGTGCAAAGTCAGGGCGATGCTTGGGACAGCTCTGGGGCTGGAGCAGGGGTTATGA
- the nr2c2 gene encoding nuclear receptor subfamily 2 group C member 2 isoform X1: MTTSLNLLSQQKVDSEHEAEVSSSPSESVMSASPQRFQVISAEPAPTPQRIQIVTDQQTGQKIQIVTAMNPSNAPKQQFILTTADSSGAGKVILASPDSHNTKQLIFTAAESLMPGRIQIVTDPVSMERLLGQSGDLSRPQPVEYCVVCGDKASGRHYGAVSCEGCKGFFKRSVRKNLTYSCRSKQDCIINKHHRNRCQFCRLRKCLTMGMKTESVQSERKPIDILPREKHANCAASTQKIYIRKDLNSPLIATPTFISDTETDGSRSSLLDQGMLVNIQQPVIQSDGTLLLATDSKLESGQGDLGTLANVVTSLANLSDSLKENLNNGDTSDSQNEEQSASEITRAFDTLAKVFSPPEAGVGQSMADKSQCVGGTTIQLIGRDQETPIIEVEGPLLTDSHVGFKLTMPNPMPEYLNVHYICESASRLLFLSMHWARSIPAFSALGPEANTSLVRACWNELFTLGLAQCAHVMNLSTILSAIINHLQSSIQDGMDHRPRHHLTVQMSSPSWSFVDLNKLSGERVKQVMEHIWKFQEFCNSMTRLETDSYEYAYLKAIVLFSPDHPGVDSGGQIEKFQEKALMELQDYVQKTYPDDTYRLTRILTRLPALRLMNSSITEELFFTGLIGNVSIDSIIPYILKMETAEYNSQDSDPTE; this comes from the exons ATGACAACCAGCCTGAATCTGCTCTCTCAGCAGAAAGTAGACTCTGAGCATGAGGCAGAG GTGTCATCCTCTCCGTCAGAGTCAGTGATGAGTGCATCTCCACAGCGCTTTCAGGTCATCTCTGCTGAGCCTGCCCCAACGCCACAGAGGATACAG ATTGTAACTGACCAGCAGACAGGTCAGAAGATCCAGATAGTGACAGCGATGAACCCATCCAATGCTCCTAAGCAGCAGTTCATCCTGACTACAGCTGACAGCTCAGGGGCAGGGAAGGTTATCCTGGCCTCACCAGACAGTCATAACACTAAGCAGCtcattttcactgctgcagAGAGCCTGATGCCAGGAAGGATACAG atCGTAACAGATCCAGTGTCAATGGAACGATTATTAGGGCAGTCTGGGGACTTGAGCCGACCTCAGCCTGTAGAGTACTGTGTGGTGTGTGGGGACAAGGCTTCAG GACGTCATTACGGAGCAGTCAGTTGTGAGGGGTGTAAAGGTTTTTTCAAACGGAGCGTGAGAAAGAACCTGACGTACAGCTGCCGCAGCAAACAGGACTGCATCATCAACAAGCACCACAGAAATCGCTGCCAGTTCTGTCGGTTGAGGAAATGTCTTACGATGGGAATGAAGACTGAGT CTGTCCAGAGTGAGAGAAAGCCCATCGATATACTTCCCAGAGAGAAGCATGCTAACTGTGCTGCTTCCACCCAGAAGATCTACATTCGCAAGGATCTAAACAGTCCACTCATTGCCACACCAACCTTCATCTCCGATACAGAGACAGATGGCTCCAG ATCCAGCCTGCTGGACCAGGGGATGCTAGTTAATATTCAGCAGCCGGTCATCCAGAGTGATGGAACCTTGCTGCTGGCCACTGACTCAAAG CTGGAGTCCGGACAAGGGGATTTGGGCACACTAGCCAATGTGGTGACATCGCTGGCCAACCTTAGTGactcattaaaagaaaatctaaacaaCGGCGATACGTCAGACAGCCAAAACGAAGAGCAATCTGCCAGCGAGATAACACG tgccTTTGACACCCTGGCCAAAGTCTTCAGTCCTCCTGAAGCTGGGGTTGGACAGAGTATGGCTGATAAATCACAGTGTGTTGGAGGAACAACAATTCAGCTCATTGGTCGAGACCAGGAAACTCCCATCATTGAGGTGGAAGGACCACTGCTCACTGACAGCCATGTCGGCTTTAag CTGACCATGCCTAACCCTATGCCAGAGTATCTGAATGTACATTACATATGTGAATCGGCATCCAggcttctcttcctctccatgCACTGGGCACGCTCCATCCCTGCCTTCTCAGCTCTTGG tCCAGAAGCAAACACCAGTCTGGTGCGAGCCTGCTGGAACGAGCTATTCACTCTGGGTCTGGCTCAATGCGCTCATGTGATGAACCTGTCGACCATCTTGTCTGCCATCATCAACCACCTTCAAAGCAGCATCCAGGATGGTATGGACCACAGACCTCGTCATCACCTCACA GTCCAGATGTCATCTCCCAGCTGGAGTTTTGTTGACTTAA ACAAGCTTTcaggagagagagtgaagcaGGTGATGGAGCATATCTGGAAGTTCCAGGAATTCTGTAACAGCATGACGAGATTGGAGACAGACAGCTACGAATATGCCTACCTGAAGGCAATAGTGTTGTTCAGTCCTG ATCATCCAGGTGTGGATAGTGGTGGGCAGATTGAGAAGTTCCAGGAGAAAGCCCTGATGGAGCTACAGGACTACGTGCAGAAAACATATCCAGATGACACCTACAG GTTGACTCGTATCCTCACCCGTCTCCCCGCCCTTCGCCTCATGAACTCAAGCATCACAGAGGAGCTCTTCTTCACTGGCTTAATAGGTAATGTCTCTATTGACAGTATAATTCCCTACATCCTCAAGATGGAGACAGCTGAGTATAACAGCCAGGACTCTGACCCTACAGAATGA
- the nr2c2 gene encoding nuclear receptor subfamily 2 group C member 2 isoform X2: MTTSLNLLSQQKVDSEHEAEVSSSPSESVMSASPQRFQVISAEPAPTPQRIQIVTDQQTGQKIQIVTAMNPSNAPKQQFILTTADSSGAGKVILASPDSHNTKQLIFTAAESLMPGRIQIVTDPVSMERLLGQSGDLSRPQPVEYCVVCGDKASGRHYGAVSCEGCKGFFKRSVRKNLTYSCRSKQDCIINKHHRNRCQFCRLRKCLTMGMKTESVQSERKPIDILPREKHANCAASTQKIYIRKDLNSPLIATPTFISDTETDGSRSSLLDQGMLVNIQQPVIQSDGTLLLATDSKLESGQGDLGTLANVVTSLANLSDSLKENLNNGDTSDSQNEEQSASEITRAFDTLAKVFSPPEAGVGQSMADKSQCVGGTTIQLIGRDQETPIIEVEGPLLTDSHVGFKLTMPNPMPEYLNVHYICESASRLLFLSMHWARSIPAFSALGPEANTSLVRACWNELFTLGLAQCAHVMNLSTILSAIINHLQSSIQDDKLSGERVKQVMEHIWKFQEFCNSMTRLETDSYEYAYLKAIVLFSPDHPGVDSGGQIEKFQEKALMELQDYVQKTYPDDTYRLTRILTRLPALRLMNSSITEELFFTGLIGNVSIDSIIPYILKMETAEYNSQDSDPTE, from the exons ATGACAACCAGCCTGAATCTGCTCTCTCAGCAGAAAGTAGACTCTGAGCATGAGGCAGAG GTGTCATCCTCTCCGTCAGAGTCAGTGATGAGTGCATCTCCACAGCGCTTTCAGGTCATCTCTGCTGAGCCTGCCCCAACGCCACAGAGGATACAG ATTGTAACTGACCAGCAGACAGGTCAGAAGATCCAGATAGTGACAGCGATGAACCCATCCAATGCTCCTAAGCAGCAGTTCATCCTGACTACAGCTGACAGCTCAGGGGCAGGGAAGGTTATCCTGGCCTCACCAGACAGTCATAACACTAAGCAGCtcattttcactgctgcagAGAGCCTGATGCCAGGAAGGATACAG atCGTAACAGATCCAGTGTCAATGGAACGATTATTAGGGCAGTCTGGGGACTTGAGCCGACCTCAGCCTGTAGAGTACTGTGTGGTGTGTGGGGACAAGGCTTCAG GACGTCATTACGGAGCAGTCAGTTGTGAGGGGTGTAAAGGTTTTTTCAAACGGAGCGTGAGAAAGAACCTGACGTACAGCTGCCGCAGCAAACAGGACTGCATCATCAACAAGCACCACAGAAATCGCTGCCAGTTCTGTCGGTTGAGGAAATGTCTTACGATGGGAATGAAGACTGAGT CTGTCCAGAGTGAGAGAAAGCCCATCGATATACTTCCCAGAGAGAAGCATGCTAACTGTGCTGCTTCCACCCAGAAGATCTACATTCGCAAGGATCTAAACAGTCCACTCATTGCCACACCAACCTTCATCTCCGATACAGAGACAGATGGCTCCAG ATCCAGCCTGCTGGACCAGGGGATGCTAGTTAATATTCAGCAGCCGGTCATCCAGAGTGATGGAACCTTGCTGCTGGCCACTGACTCAAAG CTGGAGTCCGGACAAGGGGATTTGGGCACACTAGCCAATGTGGTGACATCGCTGGCCAACCTTAGTGactcattaaaagaaaatctaaacaaCGGCGATACGTCAGACAGCCAAAACGAAGAGCAATCTGCCAGCGAGATAACACG tgccTTTGACACCCTGGCCAAAGTCTTCAGTCCTCCTGAAGCTGGGGTTGGACAGAGTATGGCTGATAAATCACAGTGTGTTGGAGGAACAACAATTCAGCTCATTGGTCGAGACCAGGAAACTCCCATCATTGAGGTGGAAGGACCACTGCTCACTGACAGCCATGTCGGCTTTAag CTGACCATGCCTAACCCTATGCCAGAGTATCTGAATGTACATTACATATGTGAATCGGCATCCAggcttctcttcctctccatgCACTGGGCACGCTCCATCCCTGCCTTCTCAGCTCTTGG tCCAGAAGCAAACACCAGTCTGGTGCGAGCCTGCTGGAACGAGCTATTCACTCTGGGTCTGGCTCAATGCGCTCATGTGATGAACCTGTCGACCATCTTGTCTGCCATCATCAACCACCTTCAAAGCAGCATCCAGGATG ACAAGCTTTcaggagagagagtgaagcaGGTGATGGAGCATATCTGGAAGTTCCAGGAATTCTGTAACAGCATGACGAGATTGGAGACAGACAGCTACGAATATGCCTACCTGAAGGCAATAGTGTTGTTCAGTCCTG ATCATCCAGGTGTGGATAGTGGTGGGCAGATTGAGAAGTTCCAGGAGAAAGCCCTGATGGAGCTACAGGACTACGTGCAGAAAACATATCCAGATGACACCTACAG GTTGACTCGTATCCTCACCCGTCTCCCCGCCCTTCGCCTCATGAACTCAAGCATCACAGAGGAGCTCTTCTTCACTGGCTTAATAGGTAATGTCTCTATTGACAGTATAATTCCCTACATCCTCAAGATGGAGACAGCTGAGTATAACAGCCAGGACTCTGACCCTACAGAATGA
- the mrps25 gene encoding 28S ribosomal protein S25, mitochondrial, translating into MPMKGRFPIRRTLDYLQKGDIIFKNRVKIMTVNYNTHGELSDGARKFVFFNIPQIQYKNPWVQIMMFKNMTPSPFLKFYLDDGEQVLVDVEGKDQKQISQHVRKILGKSEEVLQAEAQAKMQASNPANFGPKKYCLRECICEVEGQVPCPGTRPLPKEMTGKYRAKMAASQE; encoded by the exons ATGCCTATGAAAGGAAGGTTTCCGATCAGGAGGACGCTGGATTACCTGCAGAAGGGCgatatcatttttaaaaacagggTGAAGATCATGACGGTGAATTACAACACACATGGAGAGCTGAGCGACGGAGCAAG AAAATTTGTGTTCTTCAATATTCCTCAGATTCAGTACAAAAACCCGTGGGTCCAAATAATGATGTTCAAAAATATGACACCGTCACCATTCCTGAAGTTCTACCTGG ATGATGGGGAGCAAGTTCTTGTGGATGTAGAAGGGAAGGACCAAAAACAAATCTCACAACATGTGAGGAAGATTTTGGGCAAATCAGA AGAAGTGCTACAAGCTGAGGCCCAAGCCAAGATGCAGGCCTCTAACCCCGCCAACTTTGGGCCAAAAAAGTACTGTCTGAGGGAATGTATTTGTGAGGTGGAGGGCCAAGTGCCATGTCCTGGCACCAGGCCGCTGCCCAAGGAGATGACAGGCAAATATCGAGCCAAGATGGCAGCGTCACAGGAGTGA